In Erigeron canadensis isolate Cc75 chromosome 1, C_canadensis_v1, whole genome shotgun sequence, a single window of DNA contains:
- the LOC122584799 gene encoding probable E3 ubiquitin-protein ligase RHA4A, whose protein sequence is MSVPQTPSINYHPYSHALQIRVYQAFIFSIPILFSIILFLLFYLFYLKRRAYALSSAPPLHPPSTYRYATSFLPMPHVMGVKGGLKDKLPKVVFDEVLKAKDSVCCVCLGEFELNEELIQVPSCKHVFHKECIHHWLQSNSTCPLCRCCVFLAVGPLSGPPSAQPTTIHFTSDHGPAATQDITSTTDSTTSPTTTTIDSTNSNNNCSRVSSTNTTASHEDDNHNHHHHVVSDGISVVIHVQSQ, encoded by the exons atgAGTGTTCCTCAAACTCCAAGTATCAACTATCATCCATACTCCCATGCACTTCAAATTAGGGTATATCAAGCTTTCATATTCTCTATTCCAATCCTCTTCTCCATCATACTATTCCTTTTGTTCTACTTGTTCTACCTCAAAAGAAGAGCCTATGCTCTCTCTTCTGCTCCGCCGCTGCATCCGCCATCTACTTACCGTTATGCTACTTCTTTTCTCCCCATG CCTCATGTAATGGGAGTGAAAGGAGGTCTTAAGGATAAGCTACCAAAGGTTGTGTTTGATGAAGTCTTAAAAGCGAAGGATTCAGT ATGTTGTGTATGTCTTGGGgaatttgaattgaatgaagaGTTGATACAAGTACCATCATGCAAACATGTTTTTCACAAGGAGTGTATTCACCATTGGCTTCAATCCAACTCCACTTGCCCACTTTGTAGATGCTGTGTCTTTTTAGCTGTTGGGCCCCTCTCAGGCCCACCATCAGCTCAGCCCACCACCATTCATTTCACTAGTGACCATGGCCCAGCAGCAACCCAAGATATAACATCTACAACAGACAGCACCACTAGCCCAACAACAACTACTATTGATTCTACAAATAGTAACAACAACTGTTCAAGAGTCTCCTCGACAAATACTACGGCCTCCCATGAAGATGAcaaccacaaccaccaccaccatgttGTATCTGATGGAATTTCTGTCGTTATACATGTTCAATCTCAATGA
- the LOC122578542 gene encoding proteasome assembly chaperone 4, with amino-acid sequence MSGQQPAADIMTNDLNNLDLSSDLHITCFSHVFNDISLHFQIIRFPKQIYAWIGCNSTKLGHLYAAAPTRPNDVVSVSSLLGHTSDNTGSGIARRIVMKTGVPIMLACNIPKDSPILEAEAEKKLVQKLKTLGYTKSIHQEAS; translated from the exons atgtcCGGGCAACAACCAGCTGCAGATATCATGACGAATGATCTAAACAATTTAGACCTTTCAAGTGATCTACACATCACTTGTTTCTCACATGTCTTCAATGATATTTCCCTTCATTTTCAGATCATTCGTTTTCCCAAACAG ATATATGCATGGATTGGTTGTAACTCTACTAAACTTGGACATTTGTATGCTGCTGCACCCACCAGACCT AACGATGTAGTCAGTGTAAGCTCTCTTCTTGGTCACACCAGTGATAACACGGGATCTGGTATTGCGCGTCGAATAG TTATGAAGACTGGAGTTCCTATAATGTTGGCATGCAATATCCCGAAAGATAGCCCCATCCTTGAG GCAGAAGCTGAAAAGAAGCTGGTCCAAAAGCTAAAAACTCTTGGTTACACAAAGTCAATACATCAAGAAGCATCTTAA
- the LOC122578533 gene encoding S-adenosylmethionine synthase 5, giving the protein METFLFTSESVNEGHPDKLCDQISDAVLDACLEQDPESKVACETCTKTNMVMVFGEITTKANIDYETIVRDTCRKIGFVSDDVGLDADNCKVLVNIEQQSPDIAQGVHGHLTKKPEEIGAGDQGHMFGYATDETPELMPLSHVLATKLGARLTQVRKDGTCTWLRPDGKTQVTVEYHNDKGAMVPLRVHTILISTQHDETVTNDEIAADLKEHVIKPVVPGNYLDEKTIFHLNPSGRFVIGGPHGDAGLTGRKIIVDTYGGWGAHGGGAFSGKDPTKVDRSGAYIVRQAAKSIVACGLARRAIVQVSYAIGVPDPLSVFVDTYGTGKIHDKEILAIVKENFDFRPGMISIDLDLKRGGNGRFLKTAAYGHFGREDPDFTWEVVKDLKWVNPHQD; this is encoded by the coding sequence ATGGAGACATTTTTGTTCACATCAGAGTCTGTTAACGAAGGACACCCAGACAAGCTCTGTGACCAGATATCCGATGCGGTTCTAGATGCCTGTCTAGAACAGGACCCTGAAAGCAAAGTTGCTTGTGAAACTTGCACCAAAACCAACATGGTTATGGTTTTTGGTGAAATCACCACCAAAGCTAATATCGATTACGAAACCATTGTTCGTGACACTTGTCGTAAGATCGGGTTTGTTTCTGATGATGTGGGACTAGATGCTGATAACTGCAAGGTTTTGGTCAATATCGAGCAACAAAGCCCTGATATTGCCCAAGGTGTGCATGGTCATTTGACTAAAAAGCCCGAAGAAATTGGGGCTGGTGACCAAGGTCATATGTTTGGTTATGCTACTGATGAGACTCCTGAACTTATGCCACTTAGTCATGTCCTTGCTACTAAACTTGGAGCCCGTTTGACCCAAGTTCGTAAAGATGGGACTTGTACGTGGCTTAGGCCCGATGGCAAGACCCAAGTGACGGTCGAGTACCATAACGATAAAGGAGCCATGGTTCCACTACGGGTCCATACTATTCTCATTTCGACTCAGCATGATGAGACTGTTACAAATGATGAGATTGCAGCTGATCTTAAAGAACATGTGATTAAGCCTGTGGTTCCTGGTAATTACCTTGATGAGAAGACTATTTTCCATTTGAACCCATCGGGCCGTTTTGTGATAGGTGGGCCTCATGGTGATGCAGGGCTTACTGGCCGTAAGATCATTGTGGATACATATGGGGGATGGGGTGCTCATGGTGGTGGGGCTTTTTCTGGAAAGGATCCAACTAAGGTGGACCGTAGTGGGGCTTACATTGTAAGGCAAGCGGCTAAGAGTATTGTGGCTTGTGGGCTGGCTAGGAGGGCTATTGTTCAAGTATCTTATGCTATTGGTGTCCCTGACCCGTTGTCGGTTTTTGTGGACACTTATGGAACAGGGAAGATACACGATAAGGAGATTTTGGCGATTGTTAAGGAAAACTTTGATTTTAGGCCTGGAATGATATCGATTGACTTGGATTTGAAAAGGGGTGGTAATGGTAGGTTCTTGAAGACTGCTGCTTATGGGCATTTTGGTAGGGAGGACCCTGATTTCACATGGGAAGTGGTTAAGGACCTCAAATGGGTTAATCCTCATCAAGATTAA
- the LOC122578522 gene encoding pentatricopeptide repeat-containing protein At3g06430, chloroplastic, which yields MSLSAAAPPSSSLSFSSSLLSSNNHRPLRRDNHRRIIIINTPIRCAMRSVAEPKKKKLWKQGEYPGDVSVNERNNNKRRSPIKNIKKKMDRRDNLNPWVSTVTEALSDSIETKNWLRALQVFEMLKEQPFYQPKPGTYMKLIVLLGRSGQPQHARNLFNMMIEEGLEPTAELYTALLAAYCRSNIIDEAFKILDQMKSIPLCQPDVYTYSILIKACVDAARFDLVENLYEQMAERSITPNTVTQNTVLAGYGKAGKFDLMEKVLLGMLDSSSSKPDVWTMNTILGLFGNMGQVETMERWYEKFRNFGIEPETRTFNILIGAYGKKKLYDKMSTVMEYMRKLSFPWTTSTYNNVIEAFSDVGDTKNMEYTFDQMRAEGMRADTKTFCCLIRGYANGGLFHKVISMVELAGKLEIPENTSFHNAVLYACAKADDLLEMERVYKRMKDKQCKPDETTFFIMVEAYKKEDMNDKVYDLEQEKEMVLNPNRGLVV from the exons ATGTCGTTATCAGCAGCAGCGCCGCCGTCATCGTCTCTGTCATTCTCATCTTCACTACTCTCATCCAACAACCACCGTCCTCTCCGACGCGACAACCACCGCcgcataataataataaatacacCAATAAGATGTGCAATGAGGTCAGTAGCAGAaccaaaaaagaagaaattatgGAAACAAGGGGAGTACCCTGGTGACGTGTCAGTAAATGAAAGGaacaataataaaagaagaagtccgattaaaaatattaaaaagaaaatggacCGTAGAGATAATTTGAATCCGTGGGTTAGTACTGTTACTGAAGCTTTGTCTGACTCCATTGAAACCAAAAACTGGTTACGTGCCTTAcag gtttttgagaTGCTGAAGGAACAGCCATTTTACCAACCAAAGCCAGGAACGTATATGAAACTCATTGTTCTACTCGGGAGGTCTGGACAACCCCAGCATGCTcgaaacctttttaatatgatgaTTGAAGAGGGACTGGAACCCACTGCCGAACTATATACTGCATTGCTGGCTGCGTACTGCAGAAGTAATATCATTGATGAGGCATTTAAAATACTTGACCAGATGAAGAGCATCCCTTTATGCCAACCAGATGTATATACGTATAGTATTCTGATCAAAGCTTGTGTAGATGCTGCTCGATTTGATCTGGTTGAAAACCTATATGAACAAATGGCTGAAAGGTCAATAACTCCAAATACAGTCACCCAAAATACAGTACTTGCTGGATATGGGAAGGCTGGGAAGTTTGATCTAATGGAAAAAGTGCTTCTTGGAATGCTTGATAGCAGTTCTTCCAAACCAGACGTATGGACGATGAACACGATTCTTGGCTTATTTGGCAACATGGGTCAGGTTGAAACTATGGAACGTTGGTATGAAAAGTTTAGAAATTTTGGAATTGAGCCGGAAACGAGAACATTCAACATTTTAATTGGTGCATATGGAAAGAAAAAGCTGTATGATAAAATGTCAACAGTTATGGAGTACATGAGAAAGCTCTCATTTCCATGGACGACATCCACCTACAATAATGTAATTGAGGCATTTTCGGATGTGGGGGATACAAAAAACATGGAGTACACCTTTGATCAAATGAGAGCAGAGGGTATGAGAGCGGATACCAAGACGTTTTGTTGCTTGATAAGAGGGTATGCAAATGGAGGTCTTTTTCATAAGGTAATAAGTATGGTGGAATTAGCAGGGAAACTGGAGATCCCGGAGAACACGTCCTTTCATAATGCAGTACTTTATGCTTGCGCAAAGGCAGATGATTTGTTGGAAATGGAGAGAGTTTACAAGAGAATGAAGGATAAGCAATGTAAGCCTGATGAAACAACCTTTTTCATTATGGTGGAAGCTTATAAAAAGGAAGACATGAACGACAAGGTCTACGATTtggaacaagaaaaagaaatggtgtTAAATCCCAATCGAGGGTTGGTTGTTTAG
- the LOC122578551 gene encoding uncharacterized protein LOC122578551, whose product MAIDESCSQASLAQGVSVSTSEAPPAHYILYVKQFSLLTKQNVERYESGEFEAGGYKWKLVIHPNGNKNKNAADFLSVYLAMASPTSLPPGWEVYATFRVFLLDQNNDNYLKLEGNNGRRFHRLRTEWGFDKFISLKEFNDPSNGYLVGDNCVFGAEVFVCKETSKGKTESLSMVKDAVPYKHMWKISNYTKVNADCENSDIFNIGDHKWKIQLYPNGKGVSGHISLKLALADPENLPYGTKILAEFTLRILDQLNNKPYYGKASYWFSASKAEWGWHRFVTHGIFFQTNRGLLYKDVCCIEAEVAIHGETTIFG is encoded by the exons ATGGCTATTGATGAATCATGTTCACAGGCAAGTCTTGCCCAAG GGGTTTCCGTATCAACATCTGAGGCACCACCAGCTCACTACATCCTCTACGTTAAACAGTTTTCTTTACTCACAAAACAAAATGTCGAAAGATACGAATCAGGCGAATTTGAAGCTGGAGGCTACAAATG GAAGTTGGTGATTCACCCAAATGGCAACAAGAATAAGAATGCTGCAGATTTCTTGTCTGTATACTTGGCAATGGCAAGCCCAACTTCACTCCCACCTGGTTGGGAGGTTTATGCCACATTCAGAGTATTTCTACTTGACCAGAACAATGATAATTACTTGAAACTTGAAGGTAA TAACGGAAGACGTTTTCATCGGTTGAGAACTGAGTGGGGCTTTGACAAATTCATTAGCCTTAAAGAATTTAATGATCCTAGCAACGGATATCTTGTTGGAGATAACTGTGTGTTTGGAGCAGAGGTGTTTGTCTGTAAAGAGACAAGTAAAGGCAAAACAGAAAGTTTGTCAATGGTAAAAGATGCAGTTCCTTACAAACACATGTGGAAAATCAGCAACTACACAAAAGTAAACGCAGACTGTGAAAATTCCGACATATTTAATATCGGTGATCACAAATG GAAGATACAGCTATATCCTAATGGAAAAGGGGTTAGTGGTCACATATCTTTAAAACTGGCATTGGCTGATCCTGAAAATCTTCCCTATGGAACCAAGATACTTGCCGAATTTACACTTCGAATATTGGATCAGTTGAATAACAAGCCTTACTACGGGAAAG CTAGTTACTGGTTCAGTGCTTCAAAAGCAGAATGGGGATGGCATAGATTCGTTACACATGGCATATTCTTTCAGACCAACAGGGGGCTGTTGTACAAAGATGTTTGTTGTATAGAGGCAGAGGTAGCCATTCATGGAGAGACAACCATCTTTGGATAA
- the LOC122608149 gene encoding eEF1A lysine and N-terminal methyltransferase, protein MTQAYGEAWYWDKRYAKESTTTFDWYQKYESLSPLLHLYIPTSTSTRRRVLVVGCGNSAFSEGMSKDGYTDIVNIDISSVVIEAMQKKYSDSPHLKYIEMDVRDMKAFENNSFDAVIDKGTLDSLLCGLNSKQNAAKMLEEVDRVLKKEGVYILITYGIPAYRICLLKESHSWAIKLHVIDKYLPGESSKGETWELTRPVPLNSDGSLKDGSPLENMDVHYIYVCTKV, encoded by the exons ATGACACAAGCATACGGAGAAGCATGGTATTGGGACAAACGTTATGCAAAGGAATCAACAACCACTTTTGATTGGTATCAAAAATATGAATCTTTATCCCCTCTTTTACATCTTTACATCCCCACCTCCACCTCCACTCGCCGCCGTGTCCTTGTTGTTGGCTGCGGCAATTCCG cATTTAGTGAAGGCATGAGCAAGGATGGTTATACAGATATCGTGAACATTGATATATCATCCGTTGTTATTGAAGCAATGCAAAAGAAATACTCGGATTCCCCTCATCTGAAAT ATATCGAAATGGATGTTAGGGATATGAAAGCTTTTGAAAACAATTCTTTTGATGCAGTTATTGACAAAG GAACCTTGGACTCTCTTTTG TGTGGTCTCAATTCGAAACAAAATGCTGCCAAGATGCTTGAGGAGGTCGATAG GGTCCTGAAGAAGGAGGGAGTGTATATTCTG ATAACATATGGTATTCCAGCTTATCGAATATGTTTGCTAAAAGAATCTCACTCGTGGGCCATCAAGCTTCATGTGATAG ATAAGTATCTGCCAGGAGAGAGTTCAAAAGGAGAGACATGGGAGCTGACTCGGCCCGTTCCATTGAATAGTGACGGAAGCCTGAAGGATGGTAGTCCTTTAGAGAACATGGATGTTCATTACATCTATGTCTGTACTAAG GTGTGA